Within Agarivorans litoreus, the genomic segment ATTGATTGACTCCTGCCTTGGCGAAACCACTTATTATGCCAATGCAGCTTATGGAGATTCACCCTTGAAAAAATTCATTTCAGCTATAGCACTTAGCGCCGTAATTTCTGCTCCTGCCTTTGCCGAATCGCCAGTAATGTTCTCAACGATCAACGGCTATAACGCACCAGATTCAAACACCGTTGGCGGCGTACGTTTATCAGTACTTCATGGTCAAGTAGACGAAGTAAAAGGTGTAGACTTCTCGGTATTAGGTATGTCTGAGACCAAGCGCACCACAGGTATTAACTTTGGACTACTTTTTGGTGGCGCTAAAGTAACCGAAGAAATGAAAGGGGTGTCTTTAGGCCTATTTAACTGGAATACTGGCTCAACTACCGGTGTTAACCTAGCTGCAGTAAACGTTACTAACGACGTAAATGGCCTAAACTGGAGCGCAGTAAACTTTTCAGAGGGCTATACCAAAGCAGACCTAGGCTTCGCTAGCATCTCAGAAAAATCTAACTTCCAGTTGGGTGTATTTAACATGACTAAAGAAATCGACGGCGTACAAATTGGCCTAATCAATTGTGCCGACAATGGCTTCTTTAAATGCTTCCCAATTTTTAACTTTGCTAAATAACCGCAGCAAAGCTTAATAGCCTAAACTAATTCTAGGCCAGCCTAATTGCTGGCCTTTTTATTTTCCGCAAACCTCACGTCACATAACACAACAATATTCTGTATTACTTGTATTCCAATCAGTAACATACATGCTTGAGTGAACAAAAAATCAACTCCATTTGCCTAAGCACCAAGCACCTTAGGCTCGGATAACGGCCAGCATGTACTTACACTTAGGGATTAAGAAACGAAACGCCAAACGGATTGGCTACAGCCGAGATTACTGCAATTACTGTGAGAAACCAGTGATTGCCGAGCTGTGGCGTTATCGCGCTTGGTTAGGTTTGTTTTGGATCCCCATTTTGCCTTTAAACAAAAGGCAGCATTGGCTTTGTAGCGAATGTAATAATCAAACCGACAGCCGCTACACCAATGGTTTAGTATCAAAAGTGGTGATTTTGTTATTTTCGCTGATCGTAACCGGCTTACTATTTGACCCGGAAGCACCGCAATACAGTGACTATATTTGGTGGCTGCGTGGCTTAAGCTTTACCATCAACATCTTATGCTTTGTTTGGTTGCTTAAACACAAAAAGTGCCCTAGTCACAAACAACGGCGAGCCAAGCTAGAACCACTAAAGGCTGCCCATTGCCACTTTTGCCAAAGCCCTTTGTACATTGGTTTAGAAACCCGCTGCGATGCCTGCCAACTAAAGGTTTACAAAACGATTAACGACGCCACAAAGCTAGGCGCCAACCGCCACTATTAAACCTGCTTAACAACACTTACAAAATGACAATTGCTACCCACCTCAAAAGCTAAGCTTTGCTATTCTAAGCACTTGAAGCAATCGTTATATGAGCAGCACTATCAAGCTTATATTGGGCTTAATCACGCAGTACAAAATAGTTAGCGAAACGCTGGCTACAACCAAGGCTCAGCAATGCAAACGCAAACTAACAACCATGCGCACAACGCCACCCCAAACTCTGCGCAGCCACAGAAAAAAGCTAAAAACCTGCGCATTTTGTTTGAGTTAATTGCTTTTATTCGCCCCTATAAAGTTAAGGTGGCTGGGGCTTTACTTGCGCTAATCTTCACCGCCTCTCTCACCCTCTCGGTGGGTTACGGGGTGCGCATTTTAATTGATGAAGGCTTCGCCCAGCAGTCGCAACAAGAGCTGGGTAATGCCATTCAATTTATACTTATGGTCACCCTGCTCATTGCTATTGGCACCTTTTTTCGTTTTTACTTAGTGTCTTCGGTGGGAGAGCGAGTTAGCGCCGACATAAGGCTAGCCGTGTTTAATCACGTAATTACCTTGCACCCAAGCTACTTTGAAACCAACGGCAGTGGCGACATTATGTCGCGTATCACCACCGACACCACCTTATTGCAAAGCATTATTGGCTCGTCATTTTCTATGGCTATGCGCAGTGTCTTAATGTGTGCGGGCGCAATAATCATGCTATTTGCCACCAATATAAAGCTCACCCTTATTGTATTAGCCTCGGTGCCCTTTATCTTGGTTCCTATCCTGATTTACGGCCGACGTGTTAGAGCTCTCTCGCGCCAAAGCCAAGACTCAATGGCCGATGTAGGCAGCTACGCAGGCGAAGCCATTGAGCAAATAAAAACCGTGCAGAGTTACAGTAACGAAGCCCAAGAAAGTGCGCTGTTTTCAAAAGAAGTAGAAAAGGCCTTTGAAGTAGGCAGACAGCGAGTTAAACAACGTGCCATCTTAATCTCTGGCGTTATCGTGATTGTATTTAGTGCCATTGCCGGCATGTTGTGGGTAGGCGGAAGCGATGTAATAAACGGCGTGATGTCGGCCGGAGATTTAGCCGCCTTTGTGTTTTATGCCATTATGGTTGCCTCTTCCTTGGCGACCATTTCAGAAGTATTAGGCGAATTACAACGCGCCGCAGGTGCCACCGAACGCTTGATTGAAATTCTACAAGTAAAAAGCCACATTACCGCACCTAGCCAAGACCTTGCCTCAGCTAACGGGTTAAGCGCCGAAGTGGCCTTTAAAGATGTCACATTTCACTACCCTTCTAAGCCCGATATTGCAGCAACAGAGCAACTTACATTAAAGGCAGATAAAGGCAAAGTACTGGCACTAGTTGGGCCATCGGGCGCTGGTAAAACCACCCTGTTCGAATTGCTGCAACGCTTTTACGACCCGCAAATAGGCGAGGTAAGTTTAGGCGGCGTAAACATTCGCCAACTAGAACCTGCAGCGCTGCGCCAACACATGGCTCTAGTGCCACAACACCCAGCCCTGTTTAGCAGCGACGTATTCCACAACATTCGTTATGGCAATCCCGATGCCAGCAACGAACAAGTAATAGAGGCAGCTAAAAAAGCCCACGCCCATGAATTTATTAGCCAATTACCACAAGGCTATAACAGCTTTTTGGGTGAGCGAGGCGTGCGATTATCTGGCGGCCAACGCCAGCGCATTGCTATCGCTAGAGCCATATTAAAGAACCCGAGTATATTGCTACTAGACGAAGCCACCAGCGCCCTAGACAGCGAGAGCGAACACCACGTTCAACAAGCCCTGCAAGAGTTAATGAATAAGCGAACTACCTTAATTATTGCTCATCGCCTCTCAACCATTCAGCACGCCGACAAAATCGCAGTAATGGATCTAGGCCGCTTAATTGATGTTGGCGATCACCAATCTCTGCTGCAAAGCTGCCCGCTATATCAACGCTTAGTAGAGTTGCAGTTTAAGTATCATCGGTAGAAGCCTGAGAAGGCAACTTTCAGAACTTAACTTCAACAAGGCTATTACTGTAGCTAGCCTGATCAATCAGTAAACACCACGACTTAATTGACAATAACATCAAATAAAGGCATGTTTGTTTTTTGACAGATTGCAGGAATGAATAAGCGTATTTTATGGATAAAAAATTCACCCAAGATGTTACCAATAATCATCAACTTGTTTACGTTTTAGAAAGTAATCAAGTTAAAGAATTTTATGAACAAGCAATCAAGAGTCAGATTGTATCGGGGACACGCACTGCTGCTGGGCTAACCGCTACTGGTAATGATCTAGTCACCCTTACAAAACTAATTAGAGATCTAGGTTTTTCAGGTAAAGTTTATGAAAAAGTAGTTAATGGAAAAATCTACATTATTTTTAAAGGCAGACCTGGTCAACGGCATATCTTTACTGCTGCCAGATATTTATCAACAAACACAAAAGTGGTCGACATGGCTGTCGGTAAAGCAGCGATTAAATCCTCTGCTAGAGCCGGGGCAAGACTAACATTTATTTTGACAGTACCTATTATTATTTTAGAACACCTACTAAAAGACCAATTTCTATTAAGTGAATTAGTTGCAGACCTAGCGGTTTCATTAGTCAAAGTTGGTATTTCGGCAATTGTGGGTGCAATCGCGGCTACTGCTGTTGGCACTGTAACGACTTTAGCTGCTGCTCCATTAGCAATTGCCATTTTTGTAGGTTTACTTGTTGGCTGGGGACTTGATAAGTTAGATAGCAAATATGGAGTGACTCAAAAGCTAGCGGCTTTGTTACGAGAAATTGAAGACAAAACTCTGGGTGAAGTGAATAGGTCGATGTGGAAACTAGAGAAAATATTACGTTGGCAAATTCTAAATAATCAACCGCTTGGAAAGGGAATTTTTTATTAATACATTCATGAAAAATACAAGAGCATTAAAAAGAAGCTTAGCTTTGCTGTTCGCTGCGTTGGCTTCTTTCAATATAAATACTGCTATAGCGGCTAACTCTGGCGAGGTACATATTGGTTGTATGTTAATCAATGAAGCTTTTATTGATGGAGAACCCGCGGTTATACCTATACCAACCATAAGCTTATTAGCCAAAACTGCGGGTGACTCTCAGTCAATTCTGCGTAACAAAGCGCTAAGCATCGAGATTAAAACAGCAGGGATATTAGAAACCAGCTTAAACAAGCCATTTGTAAGCCAGTTCCTTGCAGAAATAAATCACCAAGGCTTAATCACCACTGTTAAAAGTGCGCCAAGAAACAAAACAGATGATGATTTTTCCATTCATTTAAATCTAAGAAACGCTAAAGGAGAGCTTACTTTAGAGTGTTTAAGCCAATAAAAGTAAAAGCGAATAAGCCTCAACTTATTCGCTTACTAACACTCGTCTCTCTACAAACTCACTTCATCTATCAAATACAATATCGATTGATACACCACACCGCTGTGTTGTGATAAGCCTATTTCGCAGGTTCGGCTATTGCTGTAGCCACGGGTGCAGCCTTCTGGTACTTGTGCTTTAAGTGGGGCTAGCGCGGCTTGATTTAACTCGGGAGTGGTAAAGCCTTTGTCGCCTGCCCAGCCGCAGCAATAGATATGCTCAGGCAATATCGCTTGTTTAGCGCAGCGCTTGGCAATGCTTAGCAAGGGGTCGTGCATGTCCATTCGCCGTGAACTACAGGTTAGGTGCAGCATCACGGGTTCATCAAGTTGGGCAATCTCTAACTTGTCTAACGCGTGCTGGTGAATAAAACCAATGGGCTCGTGAATATCCAGATCACGCCCAAACTGTTCTTTACTACGTTTAGCACAAGGGCTGGTATCCATAAGCACTGGCCAACGGCCATGTTCGCTGAGCCGCCAAACAGTATCTTCCAGTTGTTGCGATTTACCCGCTGCAATATCGAACATGCCTTTACTGTGATAAGGCATGCCGCAACAGAGATCGTCTCCATTATCAGGAATAATCACCTCAAAGCCGGCTTTTTCAAGCACACTGCATGTCACTTCCAGCAAGGGGCGCGGGTCGATAGCATTGGCGGGCGGTGCCATAGTGCGCGAGGCACAAGACGGAATATACACCACCTTTTGTTTATGAAAGCGAGCTTGAGGTGGTTGATACTTGGCCCGACGCGGAAAACTAGGGTTCCAAGTAGGCACCTTACCCGCCGATACCTTAGTAATGCCTTTGCTAATGGCACCTAGGGCTTTGTCGCCCAGTATTTTATGGCCAAGCTCTGCAGTACCTAAACCTAAACGTGTCATTGTAGCTACGCTAGAAAAATGCTCCGCTGTCCAGCGAGCGATATTTTGATGTTTAGCGTAGTGTTTTTCGCGCAGTTTACGCACCAAATCGCCGGTGTTAATGCCAACAGGACAACGGT encodes:
- a CDS encoding ABC transporter ATP-binding protein/permease; the encoded protein is MQTQTNNHAHNATPNSAQPQKKAKNLRILFELIAFIRPYKVKVAGALLALIFTASLTLSVGYGVRILIDEGFAQQSQQELGNAIQFILMVTLLIAIGTFFRFYLVSSVGERVSADIRLAVFNHVITLHPSYFETNGSGDIMSRITTDTTLLQSIIGSSFSMAMRSVLMCAGAIIMLFATNIKLTLIVLASVPFILVPILIYGRRVRALSRQSQDSMADVGSYAGEAIEQIKTVQSYSNEAQESALFSKEVEKAFEVGRQRVKQRAILISGVIVIVFSAIAGMLWVGGSDVINGVMSAGDLAAFVFYAIMVASSLATISEVLGELQRAAGATERLIEILQVKSHITAPSQDLASANGLSAEVAFKDVTFHYPSKPDIAATEQLTLKADKGKVLALVGPSGAGKTTLFELLQRFYDPQIGEVSLGGVNIRQLEPAALRQHMALVPQHPALFSSDVFHNIRYGNPDASNEQVIEAAKKAHAHEFISQLPQGYNSFLGERGVRLSGGQRQRIAIARAILKNPSILLLDEATSALDSESEHHVQQALQELMNKRTTLIIAHRLSTIQHADKIAVMDLGRLIDVGDHQSLLQSCPLYQRLVELQFKYHR
- a CDS encoding VC2662 family protein; translation: MKKFISAIALSAVISAPAFAESPVMFSTINGYNAPDSNTVGGVRLSVLHGQVDEVKGVDFSVLGMSETKRTTGINFGLLFGGAKVTEEMKGVSLGLFNWNTGSTTGVNLAAVNVTNDVNGLNWSAVNFSEGYTKADLGFASISEKSNFQLGVFNMTKEIDGVQIGLINCADNGFFKCFPIFNFAK